One window of the Rubrobacter calidifluminis genome contains the following:
- a CDS encoding nitrogenase component 1, producing the protein MTILDEAGIPDVLSPLCGLRSLSGQLPDVLIVLVGTRSEVHLSRLLPGALTSDYSPGERVRFILLDPETKVRQGSVASGVAEAADGLRGIAAVFVVCGRTARYLGVDPAFEARLAERRLGVPVRSVGLEPEGPRVLSTDLEDRVLAALVSLCPAATAENPAPPPPKGSTGRLFGNLFVTGRVQRQARERPRRVVLLGAGVPPRAWQELASEFDRLGIEVAGGLPGLGAASLPALGEGVVAAVCSPYLPTAARAAAERGVLVVRSLVPIGIGGTSRFLQDVALAAGLEAERTSRPNSAHEELESLRSRIRGKRIFFAGDTGLELPLARFLADAGAVIVEVGVPRLDRRVLSAEIQALGGEVDVVEAPDPEGQMERIERSHPDIVVASAGLYVPLTARGWLCCLSTELVQLGVYGYAGARRVLGFFCDILDRAGDLDSIKL; encoded by the coding sequence TTGACCATCCTCGACGAAGCAGGCATACCCGATGTGCTCTCACCGCTTTGCGGTCTGAGGAGCCTCTCCGGTCAACTGCCCGACGTGCTCATCGTCCTCGTCGGAACCCGCTCTGAAGTACACCTGTCCCGCCTGCTGCCGGGAGCCCTGACCTCGGACTACTCACCGGGAGAGCGGGTTCGGTTCATCCTGCTCGACCCGGAGACGAAGGTGAGACAGGGGAGCGTGGCCTCCGGCGTAGCCGAGGCGGCCGACGGCCTGAGAGGGATCGCCGCGGTGTTCGTGGTCTGCGGGCGTACCGCCAGGTACCTGGGAGTCGACCCCGCCTTCGAAGCCCGGCTCGCGGAGAGAAGACTGGGGGTTCCGGTCCGGTCGGTCGGACTCGAGCCCGAAGGCCCACGCGTCCTGTCGACCGATCTGGAGGACCGGGTGCTGGCGGCGCTCGTCAGCCTGTGCCCGGCGGCCACGGCCGAGAATCCCGCCCCCCCGCCACCGAAGGGCAGCACCGGGCGGCTGTTCGGAAACCTATTCGTGACCGGAAGGGTGCAGAGGCAGGCCAGGGAACGCCCCCGTCGGGTGGTCCTCCTCGGGGCCGGCGTTCCCCCCCGTGCCTGGCAGGAGCTCGCCTCGGAGTTCGACCGGCTCGGGATCGAGGTAGCAGGCGGGCTGCCGGGGCTCGGAGCGGCAAGCCTGCCCGCCCTGGGCGAAGGGGTGGTAGCGGCCGTCTGCTCACCCTACCTGCCGACTGCGGCCCGGGCTGCGGCCGAACGCGGCGTGCTGGTGGTGCGCAGTTTGGTCCCGATCGGGATCGGGGGCACCTCGCGGTTTCTGCAGGACGTGGCCCTGGCCGCAGGCCTTGAGGCGGAGCGGACATCCAGGCCGAACTCGGCCCACGAGGAGCTCGAGTCTCTCAGGAGCCGTATCCGGGGCAAGAGGATCTTCTTCGCCGGTGACACCGGGCTCGAGCTGCCGCTGGCGCGCTTCCTGGCGGACGCCGGGGCGGTCATCGTGGAGGTGGGCGTACCGCGCCTCGACCGCCGGGTGCTCTCTGCGGAGATACAGGCGCTCGGAGGCGAGGTGGACGTGGTGGAGGCCCCGGATCCTGAGGGACAGATGGAGCGTATCGAAAGGAGTCATCCTGACATCGTCGTCGCGAGTGCCGGTCTGTACGTTCCCCTCACCGCCCGGGGATGGCTGTGCTGCCTGAGCACCGAACTCGTGCAGCTCGGGGTCTACGGCTACGCAGGAGCCCGAAGGGTGCTCGGGTTTTTCTGCGACATCCTGGATCGGGCCGGTGATCTGGACTCGATAAAGCTGTGA